In one Triplophysa rosa linkage group LG13, Trosa_1v2, whole genome shotgun sequence genomic region, the following are encoded:
- the slc9a6a gene encoding sodium/hydrogen exchanger 6a — protein sequence MGSTYQSKITMRIRRCLPPFVVASSICLCLCRAEDSGMENIVTEKKAEESHRQDSADLLIFILLLTLTILTIWLFKHRRFRFLHETGLAMIYGLLVGVVLRYGIHVPSDMGNVTLSCNVNASPATLLVNVSGKFYEYTLKGEIGASEINDIQDNEMLRKVTFDPEVFFNILLPPIIFHAGYSLKRRHFFRNLGSIIAYAFVGTVVSCLIIGLLMYGCVMLMKKIGQLRGDFFFTDCLFFGAIVSATDPVTVLAIFNELNVDADLYALLFGESVLNDAVAVVLSSSIVAYQPRGDNSHTFEAMAMLKSFGIFLGVFSGSFALGVATGVVTALVTKFTKLRDLPLLETALFFLMSWSTFLLAEACGFTGVVAVLFCGMTQAHYTFNNLSPESQDRTKQLFELLNFLAENFIFSYMGLTLFTFQNHVFNPIFIVGAFLAVFLGRAANIYPLSFLLNLGRRNKITSNFQHMMMFAGLRGAMTFALSIRDTATYARQMMFSTTLLVVFFTVWICGGGTTQMLSFQKIRVGVDTDVCVQIGPDGVERRSTKQESVWLFRIWYNFDHNYLKPFLTHSGPPLTATLPSCCGPLARCLTSPHAYENEEQLKDDDSDLILNDGDITLTYGDITVSTDASGAHTSGTPLGVNSDDALDRELTFGDHELVIRGTRLVLPMDDSEPPLSLDSHRHRHKNETMS from the exons ATGGGCTCTACATATCAAAGCAAAATCACGATGAGAATTCGGAGATGTCTGCCGCCGTTTGTTGTAGCGAGCTcgatctgtttgtgtttgtgcaggGCTGAAGACAGTGGCATGGAAAACATCGTGACAGAGAAGAAAGCAGAAGAAAGCCACAGACAAGACAGCGCAGACCTGCTGATCTTTATCCTGCTCCTCACCCTGACGATCTTAACCATATGGTTATTCAAACACCGACGCTTCAGGTTTCTGCACGAGACTGGACTGGCTATGATATATG GGTTGCTTGTGGGTGTCGTCCTGCGTTATGGCATTCATGTACCCAGTGACATGGGCAATGTTACGTTGAGCTGTAATGTCAACGCCAGTCCAGCCACGTTGCTGGTGAATGTCAGCGGTAAATTCTATGAGTACACACTGAAAGGAGAGATCGGTGCCAGTGAAATCAATGACATTCAGGACAACGAGATGCTCCGCAAG GTGACCTTTGATCCAGAGGTCTTCTTTAATATTCTCCTGCCTCCTATCATATTTCATGCTGGATACAGTTTAAAGCGG AGGCATTTCTTCAGGAACTTGGGCTCCATTATCGCCTATGCTTTTGTGGGAACTGTGGTGTCCTGTTTAATCATTGG attgTTAATGTATGGTTGTGTGATGCTGATGAAAAAGATTGGCCAACTGCGTGGAGACTTTTTCTTTACTGACTGCCTGTTCTTTGGTGCCATCGTGTCAGCCACTGATCCAG tgACAGTGCTGGCCATCTTTAATGAGCTGAATGTGGATGCCGACCTGTATGCGCTGCTGTTTGGTGAGAGCGTCCTAAATGATGCTGTCGCTGTTGTATTGTCCTC GTCAATTGTGGCATATCAGCCCAGGGGAGACAACAGTCACACTTTTGAAGCTATGGCCATGCTTAAGTCTTTTGGCATCTTCCTGGGGGTCTTCAGTGGTTCTTTTGCCCTGGGAGTGGCAACTGGAGTTGTAACTGCATTG GTCACTAAATTCACCAAACTGAGGGATTTACCGCTGCTGGAGACGGCTCTGTTCTTCCTCATGTCTTGGAGCACCTTCCTGCTTGCAGAGGCCTGTGGATTTACTG GTGTGGTGGCAGTCCTGTTCTGTGGCATGACACAAGCCCATTACACCTTTAACAACCTTTCACCTGAGTCTCAGGACAGGACAAAACAA TTATTTGAACTGCTGAATTTCTTGGCCGAGAACTTCATATTTTCCTACATGGGCTTGACATTGTTTACCTTCCAGAACCACGTCTTCAACCCAATCTTCATTGTTGGCGCATTT TTGGCTGTGTTTTTGGGCAGAGCTGCGAACATCTACCCTCTCTCCTTCCTGCTAAACTTGGGCCGCAGAAACAAGATCACCTCCAACTTTCAGCACATGATGATGTTTGCAG GTCTTCGTGGCGCCATGACCTTTGCCCTGTCGATCAGAGACACGGCCACTTATGCACGGCAGATGATGTTCTCCACCACGCTTCTGGTGGTCTTCTTCACCGTCTGGATCTGTGGAGGAGGCACAACTCAGATGCTCTCCTTCCAGAAAATCCG tGTTGGTGTAgacacagatgtgtgtgtgcagatcgGTCCTGATGGAGTGGAGAGGAGAAGCACTAAACAAGAGAGTGTCTGGCTGTTTAGGATCTGGTACAACTTTGATCACAA TTATCTGAAGCCCTTTCTGACCCACAGCGGACCACCGCTCACTGCCACGCTTCCCTCCTGCTGCGGTCCTCTGGCACGATGCCTCACCAGCCCACATGCGTATGAG AATGAAGAGCAGCTAAAAGATGACGACTCTGACCTCATTCTGAATGATGGTGACATCACTCTGACATACGGTGACATCACAGTAAGCACAGATGCGTCAGGGGCTCACACAAGCGGCACACCCTTGGGTGTGAACTCTGACGATGCTCTAGATCGAGAGCTGACATTCGGAGATCACGAGCTGGTGATCCGAGGCACCCGATTGGTCCTGCCCATGGATGACTCCGAGCCCCCACTGTCTCTGGACTCTCACCGTCACCGCCACAAGAACGAAACTATGAGCTGA
- the mmgt1 gene encoding ER membrane protein complex subunit 5, whose protein sequence is MASSFWKGVVCVGLFALAHAAFSAAQHRSYMRLTEKENEMLPIDIVLQTLLSFVVTCYGIVHISGEFRDMDASSELKNKTFDTLRNHPSFYLFNHRGRVLFRPPEQESSTPNPQALPSNPLRLRKLENFH, encoded by the exons ATGGCCTCGTCATTCTGGAAAGGTGTTGTCTGTGTCGGTCTGTTCGCATTGGCACATGCAGCTTTTTCAGCGGCACAGC ACCGATCATACATGAGACTGACTGAGAAAGAGAATGAAATGTTACCTATAGAT aTTGTGTTACAGACATTATTATCATTTGTGGTCACGTGTTATGGAATAGTTCACATTTCAGGCGAGTTCAGAGACATGGATGCTTCATCAGAGCTCAAAAACAA GACATTTGACACATTGAGAAATCACCCATCTTTCTACTTATTCAATCATCGAGGAAGAGTACTCTTCCGCCCTCCAGAGCAGGAGTCCTCCACTCCAAATCCCCAAGCTTTGCCCTCCAACCCCCTGCGTTTACGCAAGCTGGAGAATTTTCACTGA
- the fhl1a gene encoding four and a half LIM domains protein 1a isoform X2, translating to MTERFDCFYCRDNLQGKKYVNKEDKHVCVRCFEKLCANTCAECRKPIGVDAKELTHKNRHWHEGCFRCAKCYKALANESFAAKDDGKIMCEKCGAREDSARCQGCYKLITPGSQNVEYKHKVWHEECFVCFECKQPIRSKSFMAKGDELYCAPCHEKKFAKNCFGCKEPITSGGISYQDKPWHSECFVCHTCKKQLGGARFTAHEDVFYCVDCYKSDVAKKCSGCQNPITGFGRGTNMVNYEDKSWHEYCFNCKKCSLSLAHKRFVINGENIYCPDCAKKL from the exons ATGACCGAGCGCTTTGACTGTTTCTACTGCAGAGACAACCTGCAGGGCAAGAAGTACGTCAACAAAGAGGACAAgcacgtgtgtgtgcgctgcTTCGAGAAACTCTGCGCCAACACGTGCGCTGAGTGCCGCAAGCCCATAGGTGTCGATGCAAAG GAGTTGACCCATAAGAACCGTCACTGGCATGAGGGCTGCTTCCGATGCGCCAAGTGCTACAAGGCGTTGGCCAACGAGTCCTTTGCTGCCAAAGATGATGGCAAGATCATGTGCGAGAAGTGCGGTGCCCGCGAGGACTCTGCCCGCTGCCAGGGCTGCTACAAACTGATCACGCCGG GTTCTCAGAATGTGGAATACAAGCATAAAGTCTGGCACGAAGAGTGTTTCGTCTGCTTTGAATGCAAGCAGCCGATCCGCAGCAAGAGCTTCATGGCTAAAGGTGATGAGTTGTACTGCGCTCCCTGCCACGAGAAGAAATTTGCCAAGAACTGTTTCGGCTGTAAAGAG CCCATTACCTCGGGTGGGATCAGCTATCAGGACAAGCCCTGGCACTCTGAGTGCTTCGTGTGCCACACATGCAAGAAGCAACTGGGTGGGGCTCGTTTCACAGCCCATGAAGATGTGTTCTACTGTGTGGACTGCTACAAGAGTGATGTGGCTAAAAAGTGCTCTGGATGCCAGAATCCCATTACAG GATTTGGTAGAGGGACCAATATGGTGAACTATGAGGACAAGTCCTGGCATGAATATTGCTTTAACTGCAAAAAATGCTCTCTGTCGCTGGCCCACAAGCGCTTTGTCATCAACGGAGAGAATATCTACTGCCCTGACTGTGCCAAAAAACTGTGA
- the fhl1a gene encoding four and a half LIM domains protein 1a isoform X1, protein MTFYRHSGPRSYLSSTMTERFDCFYCRDNLQGKKYVNKEDKHVCVRCFEKLCANTCAECRKPIGVDAKELTHKNRHWHEGCFRCAKCYKALANESFAAKDDGKIMCEKCGAREDSARCQGCYKLITPGSQNVEYKHKVWHEECFVCFECKQPIRSKSFMAKGDELYCAPCHEKKFAKNCFGCKEPITSGGISYQDKPWHSECFVCHTCKKQLGGARFTAHEDVFYCVDCYKSDVAKKCSGCQNPITGFGRGTNMVNYEDKSWHEYCFNCKKCSLSLAHKRFVINGENIYCPDCAKKL, encoded by the exons ATGACTTTCTACAGACACTCAG GTCCCCGCAGCTATCTGAGCTCCACTATGACCGAGCGCTTTGACTGTTTCTACTGCAGAGACAACCTGCAGGGCAAGAAGTACGTCAACAAAGAGGACAAgcacgtgtgtgtgcgctgcTTCGAGAAACTCTGCGCCAACACGTGCGCTGAGTGCCGCAAGCCCATAGGTGTCGATGCAAAG GAGTTGACCCATAAGAACCGTCACTGGCATGAGGGCTGCTTCCGATGCGCCAAGTGCTACAAGGCGTTGGCCAACGAGTCCTTTGCTGCCAAAGATGATGGCAAGATCATGTGCGAGAAGTGCGGTGCCCGCGAGGACTCTGCCCGCTGCCAGGGCTGCTACAAACTGATCACGCCGG GTTCTCAGAATGTGGAATACAAGCATAAAGTCTGGCACGAAGAGTGTTTCGTCTGCTTTGAATGCAAGCAGCCGATCCGCAGCAAGAGCTTCATGGCTAAAGGTGATGAGTTGTACTGCGCTCCCTGCCACGAGAAGAAATTTGCCAAGAACTGTTTCGGCTGTAAAGAG CCCATTACCTCGGGTGGGATCAGCTATCAGGACAAGCCCTGGCACTCTGAGTGCTTCGTGTGCCACACATGCAAGAAGCAACTGGGTGGGGCTCGTTTCACAGCCCATGAAGATGTGTTCTACTGTGTGGACTGCTACAAGAGTGATGTGGCTAAAAAGTGCTCTGGATGCCAGAATCCCATTACAG GATTTGGTAGAGGGACCAATATGGTGAACTATGAGGACAAGTCCTGGCATGAATATTGCTTTAACTGCAAAAAATGCTCTCTGTCGCTGGCCCACAAGCGCTTTGTCATCAACGGAGAGAATATCTACTGCCCTGACTGTGCCAAAAAACTGTGA